One segment of Spiroplasma kunkelii CR2-3x DNA contains the following:
- the coaD gene encoding pantetheine-phosphate adenylyltransferase, with translation MKAIFPGSFDPIHDGHLNIIKKTSTIFSKLYVVITNNLEKSNQTNIKTRAEQAAIACQNINLNIEIVINDQMLTSNFAKQLGVKYIIRGLRNNNDLKYEMKLAFANKQLNKDLETIFFIADYGLNEISSTFLNQIKQLKK, from the coding sequence TTGAAAGCAATTTTTCCAGGTAGTTTTGACCCAATTCATGATGGTCATCTTAATATTATTAAAAAAACAAGTACTATCTTTTCAAAATTATATGTTGTAATTACGAATAATTTAGAAAAATCAAATCAAACAAACATTAAAACGCGCGCTGAACAAGCTGCCATAGCTTGTCAAAACATTAATTTAAATATTGAAATTGTTATTAATGACCAAATGTTAACTAGTAATTTTGCTAAACAATTAGGGGTTAAATATATTATTCGAGGACTACGAAATAATAACGATTTAAAATATGAAATGAAGTTAGCTTTTGCTAATAAACAATTAAATAAAGATCTGGAAACAATTTTTTTTATTGCCGATTATGGTTTGAATGAAATTTCTTCAACTTTTTTAAACCAAATTAAGCAATTAAAAAAATAA
- a CDS encoding ribonuclease J, which translates to MAKINFFALGGLDERGKNLYCIEVEQDIFIFDAGTKNPERGILGIDVVIPNFDYLKENRTRIKGVFITKPSYECSEALTYILKELAFPVYGSDLTCNILKFHLQRFKVRGKEECFHVINAKDILDFGLCKVEVFSTTTNMPNSFGFALHTPDGTIIYTGDYIFDAKADPNFATDLQHLNQIIAKNKVLLFLSEASSASRRDYTAPNHKIKNYIERAVKETEDRIILACFDQDLHKISELFDLVRENNISVGIYGQTLLESLKVLSDSKKLNFNGINLKGLQEAVKEEKSLIIVTGSGERLYSRLIKIASGNDDILDIKESDTIILATPPNPGSELNHANVLDELARTVAKTIALSDKKVWTMTASYEDVKLMSSIINPKYFVPVKGLYKDFVQAKMAAIEAGINPEHIFIVDNGEGLEFIDGEYTKKSNKVKTADLYVDGIGVGDIGAVVLNERKQLATDGVVIIGVSIDSKTKELVSLIDTQMRGVIYIQENNDIFRKMQKVIIEIIEKHYKKAVVGEMYDVNEVKNEIRSTISSFVKTETGKTPIILAIVNEI; encoded by the coding sequence ATGGCAAAAATTAATTTTTTCGCTCTTGGTGGATTAGACGAGCGAGGTAAAAATTTATATTGCATTGAGGTAGAACAAGATATTTTTATTTTTGATGCGGGAACAAAAAATCCGGAACGTGGAATTTTAGGAATTGATGTAGTAATTCCTAATTTTGATTATCTAAAGGAAAACCGTACTCGAATTAAAGGTGTTTTTATTACAAAACCTTCGTATGAATGTTCTGAAGCACTTACTTATATTTTAAAAGAATTGGCATTCCCAGTTTATGGAAGTGATTTAACTTGTAATATTTTAAAATTCCATTTACAACGTTTTAAAGTTCGTGGTAAAGAAGAATGTTTTCATGTTATCAATGCAAAAGATATTCTTGATTTTGGTTTATGCAAGGTTGAAGTATTTTCAACAACAACAAATATGCCAAATAGTTTTGGTTTTGCATTACATACACCTGATGGCACAATTATTTATACTGGAGATTATATTTTTGATGCTAAAGCAGACCCTAATTTTGCAACAGATTTACAACATTTAAATCAAATTATTGCTAAAAATAAGGTACTATTATTTTTATCAGAAGCCTCATCAGCTTCACGCCGTGATTATACAGCACCAAACCATAAGATTAAAAATTATATTGAACGAGCTGTTAAAGAAACAGAAGATCGTATTATTTTAGCTTGTTTTGATCAAGATTTACATAAAATTAGTGAGTTATTTGATTTAGTTCGTGAAAATAATATTTCAGTTGGAATTTATGGTCAAACTTTATTAGAATCATTAAAAGTGTTATCGGATAGTAAAAAACTAAATTTCAATGGAATTAATTTAAAAGGATTACAAGAAGCAGTTAAAGAAGAAAAATCATTAATTATTGTAACTGGTAGTGGAGAACGTTTATATAGTCGTTTGATTAAAATTGCTTCTGGTAATGATGATATTCTAGATATTAAAGAAAGTGATACAATTATTTTAGCAACACCGCCAAACCCAGGAAGTGAATTAAATCATGCCAATGTTTTAGATGAATTAGCACGAACTGTGGCAAAAACAATTGCTTTATCGGATAAAAAAGTTTGAACAATGACAGCAAGTTATGAAGATGTTAAATTAATGAGTTCAATTATTAATCCAAAATATTTTGTGCCAGTGAAAGGTTTATATAAAGATTTTGTGCAAGCAAAAATGGCAGCAATTGAAGCTGGGATTAATCCAGAACATATTTTTATTGTTGATAATGGTGAAGGTCTTGAATTTATTGATGGTGAATATACGAAAAAAAGCAATAAGGTAAAAACCGCTGATTTATATGTTGATGGAATTGGCGTTGGTGACATTGGAGCAGTTGTTTTAAATGAACGAAAGCAATTAGCTACTGATGGAGTTGTTATTATAGGAGTTTCAATTGATAGTAAAACAAAGGAATTGGTTTCTTTAATTGACACCCAAATGCGAGGAGTAATTTATATTCAAGAAAATAATGATATTTTCCGTAAAATGCAAAAAGTTATTATTGAAATTATTGAGAAACATTATAAAAAAGCTGTTGTTGGTGAAATGTATGATGTCAATGAAGTAAAAAATGAAATTAGATCGACAATTAGTTCATTTGTTAAAACAGAAACAGGAAAAACACCAATTATTTTAGCAATTGTGAATGAAATTTAA
- a CDS encoding glucose-6-phosphate isomerase, with translation MIKVDFTNALAESVFNKYLGRVKDIHQMIHNKTGLGNDFLGWVEWPNNYDQAEFAKMKQTANKLASEINVLLVIGIGGSYLGARAAIEMINGLYSQQKVEIIYIGNTMSSTYTVQVLKYLQDKKFGICVVSKSGTTTESAIAFRLCKELLEKKEGSLKAANLIVAITDKEKGALKILSDKAGYQTFVIPDDIGGRYSVLTPVGIFAMLVSGINVDNVFKGAQQAYQDTLNDDFTNHAYKYAVGRYILNQEEKYKAEMLVTYELQMQMITEWWKQLFGESEGKKSKGLLPLSCVFSTDLHSFGQFIQEGTKNILFETVIAIKEPQIDLNLPKAAVDTDGLNYLAGRTLHEVNTIAVESVVAAHAKVGHVPNIVLEFATMDDKMFGYLAYWFMKACAMSAYLLEINPFDQSGVEIYKQNMFNLLGK, from the coding sequence ATGATTAAAGTAGATTTTACTAATGCATTAGCCGAATCTGTTTTTAACAAATATTTAGGGCGAGTTAAAGATATTCACCAAATGATTCATAATAAAACAGGATTAGGAAATGATTTCCTTGGTTGAGTTGAGTGACCAAATAATTATGATCAAGCAGAGTTTGCAAAAATGAAACAAACAGCAAACAAATTAGCTAGTGAAATTAACGTTTTATTGGTAATTGGAATTGGTGGGAGTTATCTTGGTGCGCGAGCAGCAATTGAAATGATTAATGGGCTATATAGTCAACAAAAAGTAGAAATCATTTATATTGGAAATACAATGTCTTCAACTTATACAGTACAAGTTTTGAAATATCTTCAAGATAAAAAATTTGGAATTTGTGTTGTGTCTAAATCAGGGACAACAACTGAGTCAGCAATTGCATTTCGTCTTTGCAAAGAGCTTTTAGAAAAAAAAGAAGGAAGCCTAAAAGCAGCCAACTTAATTGTTGCTATTACAGATAAAGAGAAAGGTGCTCTAAAAATATTATCTGATAAAGCAGGTTATCAAACCTTTGTTATTCCGGATGACATTGGGGGAAGATATTCAGTGTTAACCCCAGTTGGTATTTTCGCAATGTTAGTAAGTGGTATTAATGTTGATAATGTCTTTAAAGGAGCACAACAAGCTTATCAAGATACTTTAAATGATGATTTTACTAATCATGCATATAAATATGCTGTTGGACGTTATATTTTAAATCAAGAGGAAAAATATAAAGCAGAAATGCTTGTAACTTATGAGTTACAAATGCAGATGATTACCGAATGATGGAAACAATTATTTGGGGAATCAGAAGGAAAAAAATCAAAGGGTTTGCTACCATTATCGTGTGTTTTTTCGACAGATTTACATTCTTTTGGTCAGTTCATTCAAGAAGGGACAAAAAATATTTTATTTGAAACAGTTATTGCAATTAAAGAACCACAAATTGATCTTAATCTGCCAAAAGCAGCAGTAGATACCGATGGTTTAAATTATCTCGCTGGAAGAACATTGCATGAAGTAAATACGATTGCTGTTGAAAGCGTTGTTGCTGCTCATGCAAAAGTTGGGCATGTTCCAAATATTGTTTTAGAATTTGCAACAATGGATGATAAAATGTTTGGTTATTTAGCATATTGATTTATGAAAGCTTGTGCAATGTCAGCTTACTTGTTAGAGATAAATCCATTTGATCAATCAGGAGTTGAGATTTATAAACAAAATATGTTTAATTTATTAGGAAAATAA